The following are encoded in a window of Esox lucius isolate fEsoLuc1 chromosome 14, fEsoLuc1.pri, whole genome shotgun sequence genomic DNA:
- the mrrf gene encoding ribosome-recycling factor, mitochondrial, which produces MASTPLVKLRPALGRCLATAARSSTQLPAGYRVPPLLSNTGHQNIPTACARLYATKKSKAKAAKGQSAKVNINSSLVEDIISLEEVKGEMATVLAALKDEFSRNLSIRTSPGALDHVVVSTADGKFPLNQLGQISMKSSQLIVVNMTSYPEATPAAVRALRESSMKLNPEVDGTIIRVPIPKVTREHRENLAKLAKQFSNKAKESLRRVRSSAVAQVKKAKETVSEDTLWLVEKQVDQMAESFASDVEKQLATKTKELLG; this is translated from the exons ATGGCTTCGACTCCGCTGGTCAAACTGAGGCCGGCGTTGGGCCGATGTCTGGCCACAGCGGCAAGGTCTTCCACTCAGCTGCCAGCCGGATACAGGGTACCACCGCTGCTCTCAAATACCGGTCATCAAAACATCCCCACCGCCTGCGCTCGCCTGTATGCCACCAAGAAGAGTAAAG CGAAGGCAGCAAAGGGCCAGTCGGCCAAAGTGAACATCAACTCGTCGCTGGTGGAGGACATCATCAGTCTGGAGGAAGTGAAGGGGGAGATGGCCACCGTCCTCGCCGCCCTGAAGGACGAATTCAGCCGCAACCTGAGCATCAGGACCTCTCCCG GAGCTCTGGATCATGTTGTGGTGTCCACAGCGGACGGCAAGTTCCCTCTCAACCAGCTGGGTCAGATCTCCATGAAATCCTCTCAGCTCATCGTGGTCAATATGACCAGCTATCCAGAG GCCACGCCAGCCGCCGTCCGCGCCCTGCGAGAGAGCAGCATGAAGCTGAACCCCGAGGTGGACGGCACCATCATCCGGGTGCCCATTCCCAA GGTGACAAGGGAGCACAGGGAGAACCTGGCTAAGCTGGCCAAGCAGTTCAGCAACAAGGCCAAGGAGTCACTGAGGAGGGTGAGATCCAGTGCTGTGGCACAGGTCAAGAAAGCCAAAGAGACTGTATCCGAGGACACCCTCTGGCTAGTGGAGAAACAG gTCGATCAAATGGCAGAAAGCTTTGCTTCGGATGTTGAGAAGCAACTGGCCACCAAAACCAAGGAGCTGTTGGGGTGA